The sequence AATCTATGAGAGCAAGGGATCTGCTTATGGAGCAAAATGTAGCACTGGATTTGGCAAGGAGAGAGGCAGAAACAGCCATTTGTGCTCGCAATGATTTCCTGGCTGTTATGAACCATGAGATGAGAACACCAATGCATGCCATCATTGCACTTTCTTCCTTGCTGCAGGAAACTGAACTTACACCGGAACAACGCCTGATGGTAGAAACAATCCTAAAGAGCAGCAACCTCTTAGGAACCCTCATTAATGATGTTTTAGATCTTTCAAGGCTTGAAGATGGAAGCCTTGAACTTGACCTTGTGACATTTAACCTTCATGCGGTATTCAAGGAGGTAGGTTTTACGGTTATTGGTAATGATATTTGGTAAAATATGCCAATGTCTTGTGGATATTTAGTTAGATAGTTTGTTCAGTTGCAATTGCTGGTGAGTTTTGTTTGATATGGTATCATACCTGTTTCTCATGCAGGTGGTTCAATTAATCAAGCCCATTGCATCTGTTAAGAAATTATTGGTGACATTAACATTTGCTTCGGATTTGCCGGAGTATGCCATTGGTGATGAAAAACGTCTTATTCAAACCATTTTGAATATTGCTGGCAATGCTGTAAAGTTCTCAAAAGAGGGCAGTATCTCAATTGCTGCTTGTATTGCCAAATCGGAACCTTTACTAGATGCTCGAGCACCTGACTTTTTCCCAGTACCAAGTGATAGTCACTTTTATTTGCGAGTACAGGTGGGTTGATAATGTTTGTGCATGTAAAGATGCACACACACATTTAAATTCTTAAATGCACTTCCTACTCCTTGAGGGATGATATTGATCAAATGGATACTCTCTTTATTGTGTAGGTAAAAGATTCAGGAATAGGAATTAACCCCCAAGAAATTCCAAAATTATTTAACAAATTTGCACAAAATCAATCAGTAGCAAATAGAAATTCTGGTGGAactgggcttgggcttgcaatTAGTAAGAGGTATGCTATTTGTTGATTCCTTTGCCTTGCAGCTTTAACTTGTATTCTGAATAATTCAGTGGTTCTTCAAAGAGATCTCTATCACCATTTACAGACGTCTCTAGCATTAGTTggcattgaaaatatttttcgtTAGTAGTACACTTATCTGCTAATGGCTCACGACTGTTTTAatcattctttcttttatttttaatttttttcatattacATATCAGATTTGTAAACCTCATGGACGGGCATATATGGATTGAAAGTGAAGGTCTTGGCAAGGGTTGCGTTGCTTCATTCATCATAAAACTTGGAATCGCAGGGCGTTCAAATGAGCCAGATCACCGTGTTGTACCGCTGAATCATGTGCAAGCAAATTTTCCAGGACTCAAAGTTCTCATTATGGATGACAATGGGTCAGTATGGCAGCTACAGCTGATGCAAATTTACATTTTGGGGTCCTTCCTCCAAAAGCATTCTTTTAACTCTGGTTTGTGTGAAGTTGCTTTTTTACTTCTGTTTGTTATGCAGTTCTATAGATTTTTGAGGGATGCTTTTTTTCAAGTGTTGAAGGTTTGGAACCCAGTGTGTAAAAGCACTTGGGAGAAGGGAATCTGCACCATCATTCTTTTACCTATTTGGGTTGCCCTTAATGTCTGtctatagaaacgcaaccctaaaacgatgtagaagatgatggaaaaacaagaacaaacaatacacggattttacgaggtttggcaataTTGCCTACGTTGAGATTAGAttatgcttcactatcaatggagaatagagttacaacgctcgtcctcacacctctcagtattgcttgcattacagagaaagaaatcatcgctacaaatatataacaaaaaaccctaatctagaaagtgcacaattgccctcaaaataaaaaattcgagcggggggttgTGCCCCCCTACACCTCTTGCTATGCGGGGGACCTCCTGCCCCGTTGCAAACCCCACGGCCTGCTAATCGGCTAGTGGGATTGTTGTCTTGCCTGTTTAAGCGCTGCACCAATACTCTCTcggttaaactgtgacggaatacaagacatcgtacaccaacattgTCCTATTCCTAGCACAGAGGAAACATGGTTACCCTTCCATCTCATCTTGAAGTTTTTGTTACCATGCGATATGGCAATTTTGATAAGATATTCGTTCACACCTTCCTCACTTACACCCTGAAGGCCATAAAATACTTAGTTTAGTATATTCTTCTTCACCAATCTCTTATGGTGGATTAAGGATGACAACTTGGATTTATTTGCTTccaaaatttctgttttttcgCAGAACTTTATCAATGAGGGGAGAACCAACCAGCATTCCCACGGCAATGGTTTGACTGGCATAATTATTTGAAGATTCCCCATTGGCTTAAGTTTTATGTTTGGATTTCTTTCAGTAATAGTAACAGAAACAGTTCCTCCAGTGGTGGCTTTATCTGCCAAATTGTAGCTATGTGGCCCCAAAACTGTGGACATGCAGTGTAATTAACCCCTACTCATGTGCTAAAGTTCCAAAACAGTCTTTCCAGCATGACAAGATATAGGTTTCAAAAATGTTGGAAACGTTTTTCATTTTCTGAATAAAATTGGATtcaaaataaagggaaaagccCAGTAAATGGAAGGCTGGATGGCTGATATGGCCCACTAATTTGACTTATGCACCAATCTAGAATATACCCTATCAATCCACCAGTCATAATGACCAAAACAGCCTGTCATAATCGCAGAAATAGCTTCACTCTGAATGAATTTTTTTGCACTGCAATAGGAGTACTTTTCTTTGAAAAAGGGtgctttcttttttgggttttaaacCTCCTGCTTCAAACATGGAGCCAAAGCACCAAGCATTCTTCGAAGTTCTATAGATCATAAATCAAAAGCATGCATATCTTAAATCCATATGATATGCACAAATTTCTCTTGATTATGCAGATACTGTCATCTTGTGGAGTGATCTGTGCATGTAACAGGAGCCTTATATTGTAGCATATACAAGTGGTGATGGAATTTCTTTACTTTGTGGTGATGTAGGGTTAGCAGGATGGTGACAAGGGGCCTTCTCATGCACCTGGGATGTGATGTAACTGTCACAAGCTCCACTGACGAGTGTTTGCGGGTTGTTTCTTCTGTATACAAGGTGGTGTTCTTGGATATTGGCATGCATGGGACAGGTGGTTATGAAGTTGCAATGCGTATAAATGAAAGGATCACGAAACGTCATGAGAGGCCACTGATTGTGGCACTTGCTGGGAGTCCCGATAGGGTGACAAAGGATAACTGCTTCAGAGTTGGTATGAAAGGTGTGCTTCTGAAACCCATTTCTCTTGAGAAGATGAGGAGTGTTTTGTCAGAACTCTTGGAACGTGGAACTCTGCATCAGTCCTAGCAAATGGTTAAGGAATCACTATCAAGTATCAATTCAGAGTTCAGGCAATTCTCTCCAGGAATTGAGAGAGAGCCAATCTCTGCCACTAATCCCATGTACATAACATGTTGAGGCATTGCAGATAGCACAGGATGAAAGTGTTTGTGATGTTTGTAGCGCATTTCTACTGCATATGTAAGAAATGTGAATTTCCCACCAATATTGTAAGATGATCCCATCACTTGCTATCCAgttttgccttttcttttccccccaTGGTGATACAAAATTTGTCATCAGCACTTGCTGTTTTCTTCAGGCATAACTTCCCGAGATACTATCTAGGGCATAAGATATGTTGGATCCGAGTTGCAACCAGAGGCTCAATAGTAGACACGAAATTTCGCTGCAGATTCAGGTcttaattgaaattgaaatcgcAATCGGATACTGGTAACCGGTCTGATGACTCTGGTCTAGATATCTGTACTTCGTTGCAACAGCAAGGTACTGTCTGGTTATAAGATAAGGGTGGAAAAAGGATTTTAGCTGAAGGAGAAGGTTGAGAATCTCGTGTTTCCCAAGGTGATTTGATGTTATGAATGGATTCCTAGAGTAAAGAAGTCCTCGTTAACTCCCACCTTTTACTTAGGAAGGTTCTCGGAGTACCTTTCTTCAATTTAATTGCAGGGTCAGATCCTGTGGATTAAGAGGTTCCCCCACTTCTGAATATGGTTTTGTTAGTGAAATATCATGATTGATTTGATGCTATGGGAAGTTGTACAACCGTTACTTTGTGTACAACCCCTCACACTCATACATGACCATTTCCTAACTATATGGTCCCTATCTATATACATAGTGTGTGGCATCGTCTCCGTGCATCCATTGGCTTGGTGTGGGAGAAGCCAATCTATACCGCGGTAGATCCTTCTGCCCTTATACCATATGCTCAATCCTTTTTAGGCTAGCTCGGCCATTGCTTGGTTGCATTGGTGCTAATGTGCAGAGTTTGATTGAAACCCAGATCCGGTGTCAAAAAGCCTACGAATCGGCTGCTCTGGAACACCTGAAATAGGGATCAATTTTAgctgattccaatccaaattgaCCAATTCAACTGATCCGATGATGCCTGGCAAATGCCTGGATGGCTGGATTAGGTATTGGTTttggatcaagggtaaaaatCGCAAAAATACTataatttttaatgaaaagtaAGGTTAAAATCGATCAATTCAGGCCAATACGGACTGATCCAGAATTCCAGATCAGTGTCAGCTCGGCTGATACGATACGAGAGATCTAAATTCCTGATTGTCAGTGCTGCGAGCCAGGAGGCCCAAGCCCACGTATCTTTGCATATCGTTTGTTAGTCGTTGCAGTCTATGAGACTCGGATTAACTCTACTCGTATGTCAAATCCGGTGTTCATTTCCATTGCCTTGGGCTCCCGCCAATTTCTCCTCCACCTTGACAGTGTAGATAGAGAAGAAACGGAGAAATGGAACCATGGGAAGCACTAGATGTAGACGATTCAGACCTTCCTTCGCTGCTCCGTCCTTCAACTCTTCTCCCCTGCAAGCGCCACCTTCCACTGCAACAACCCTCCAAGCCTACCACAGATATCATCAGCTCTTCTTGcactctccccctctctcttgaGCCCTGCTCGCAACTTCACCGCCCTTCACAATCCCAAACCCGTATTCACAATCCTGAAACCCTAGATTCTCAATCTGATCGTTGCTTACCTCAGATTGGTACTTCTGAGGTTGAGGTTGAAGAGGAGGCGGAACAGCAGCAACAGGGTCCATCGACGAGCTCTCTACGTCTCCTTCCTGGTCCTGCAGGTGCCCTTCAGGCCGCCATGCACCAGCATTCTCGTTATCGTGACCAAAACCTTGTTTCTTCCCAAGAACGAATCCCTACTCAGGAGTTTCTTAGGAGGGCACACGAAGGTGGAGATGGCGATGAGGATTTTGGGACCAATTCATGGCTTTGTGCTTTGGAATTCCTTGGTATCctcttttcccctcttctttcttttctttctgatGTTTGGTCAATTACCAATGGTGGTTTCTAATGTATTGGTTAAATGTTTTCCTTGTTGGGCTTGTTCAGGTGGCGGAGATGGTGTTGCTTTGAGATCTCCTTTACACTCAATCAAGCTGCGTGTAGGCATTGAGAAGGTGCCTCAGGTATACCTTGTTAGTTTCTTGATCATTTATATTGTGGTGTTGGGTGAAAACGGTTTCCTTGACTATCCTTGTTGAATTTCACTAGTGATTGTAGCATTTTAGAGCCACAGGCATCATCCTTGGGTTGTTTTGATGGCTAGGTTGTTGCAGTTATCAAATCTTGTGTGCCTAATGGGCTAGGTGATTTGATTGTATGTCTGAAGGTAGGAGTATATGAACCCCGCTAACAACTTTATTGTGGAATTTTCTTTGTTGGGATTTCTCCAATGACGTACTGCGGCTATTTTTGTTTTCAGTATCCTATGGGTACCATTAGTGCAAGCATCCATCATAAAGTTCTAACAGAGAGTGAGTTTGGGAGAGACATAGCTGTAGGTGCTGTTATGATACTCAAAGAGGTTCCGAATCTTCTTCTTATCCTTCTTTTGCATTTCATGAATAGTGTGTCACTGATGAACTTATTCAATATACATTGAGACACTAACATAAGCTCCTGCTCCCCCCAGGTTGTCGTGTTCTCTCCTTCTTCGTCAGCATGTTATCTAAATATAACTCTGCACAATGTGGTTAAGGTGCGTGTTTGTTTTTCCTTACCCATTGCTTTAACTTGGAAAGtcatttaattgttcaattgcTTTCATTTGGAGAACATAATGTAATCAGATGTCTGACTACAAAATATTTCATTGCTTATTGAAGCATGTGTCTTTTTTGTGATCCATAAGCTAAACTGGACCCTTGTATAGTACTCTACTAAAGTTTTTTTCCTCCTTCCTTTTTTGGGCAAGGTCATCCACTACCTTAATGTCATTCACAAGTTTGCTGGCTACGAGAGAGGTACTTGATTGACTTAGCTGGCCACTATTCTTTGGTTGAGCAGCTGGATGTGTAATGCAGATAAGTCACGTAAtggacttattttattacaaataagcctttggttgggttatgtatgtgttgggccttttatcccatgggttttctttgtaatgaaccactttaatggacctaaaatacgagtagaaagtaagaaaacgagatttagtttattagtttagttagagtcctattttgagtatatttcctttgttacttcagttttctagtcagtttaggtttcccaattagttaaggattgggttaggcctttcctttttagtgtttgagttagttttgagttagttttgagtcttctatataagtttgtaaggggctataacattgaacacgaatttgattgaatgaaaaaaaagaaagctttgtgctggaaaactgtgagatgcagtgttgTGACAgacaagttgggtgagatgctcaTGGGtgcatggttcaagaactcagtcaaaacctgcaaaatccccaagggtcgaaacgatatgtcatgtgacttttaaaagtcatagGTTTCGAtcaaaacatgggaaatttcagCCAAACCAACTAGTTCGACTTGAACTAGGTCctatataagttagtttgaaaagaaacccaagccttctttagcagaattcgaccctctcttagttttttctcctaggagtgggaaacttggggaaacattggagatttccattttttgcctaacaaagttgaatctaagggtgattcttgcttcatctacataagaaagacatcttggaccaaaaaggtaagtcctaacttccccaaaaatcatttttttttttatagaatatacatataaatagagtataattttgtaaattttttatgttaCTTAGGAGGACCTGATCTACACATTTACggtggccatttttttttttgtgaaaatgcatttacctaTAACATGTTTTAGTCAACAAATCAGCGTAATGATTATTTAACCTTTGGTTCAtcacacaagtaagactttgtttttttttttttttttaatgaaactaatggtgtgaatgtgttagaaatgtttaaaatatgatgtacacaaaaaaccagacaaaaaaaaacattgtttggggATCAAAACCTAAGTTTTCACCATATCAGGAAAAATTCCCCGGTATCCGCGAAATTTCCtaggtttcaaccaaattttcaGTCTCCCCAGGGGTCGAAACCCAATACCGTAAACCTTGcatgggtgagatgccctagggaagagtgagatactcgacccaacatattcccctaccccattcttcccttcattctcttatttctgctttgttcatactatctatcatactatcttatttttattgaatttattaaatatcctccctgggattggatcacttgtgaaccgatcttacattatttggtatcggAGCTAACCTAACCGATGGAGCCACATGATTTTCAGAGAAAAATTACTTCATACATGTTCCTTGATTGGGTAAAGGAATTAAACTTCTACTTTGATTCCTAGAACCTGACAGAGACACGACGACTTCGATATGCTTTCTCCTAAATGAATGATTATGCTCGAATCAAATGGAGaatccgtgaaaggcaacttcaagctcaaggacgGGAGTCTAGAacttgggaggagatggagTATGAGTTGGCGGGCATATACTTATCTAAATGTGAACGAAGTatgtacttccctccaccaGAGTTCTCTCCAATTATATATCCCAGAAGCCACCCACAGGTGACAAGACGATGAATGAATTGTTAGACCACGTGGCCACTATGTTGCAACAAGTTGAAAAGGAGCAACATGGGAGGACACCTCCAACTaatgaactagagtcaaaagttgaggttagtgttgaagaaattccagcaattcctattgtcaaggaagagctagtcattgatgttctcatcaacgagactcatgtggaagaattcgaaagcaacaaggttgccacaatggacaatgggGTTAAGACTGAGGAACTTTACACTACAACAACTATGATGACTGTGAacaaccaagaggaagatcctaaggagcttgagattgaaattgtggaggtcaagaacacaGTGGTTGAAGGCGTTCATGTAGATGATCCCATGGATACATTTGAGgttgttgaagttgagcatgtggagttcgtcatcccattgaaatatcttgaagatcgagctccttaAATTCTAtactacatccttattatcaaagagctacctgaatttttctacggcttgaagagggatgtgcaccatgctataatcaccctcatgctttacaaaattcgaggacagATTTTTTCCAAGAGAGGGCGAATTGATGTAAa is a genomic window of Macadamia integrifolia cultivar HAES 741 chromosome 13, SCU_Mint_v3, whole genome shotgun sequence containing:
- the LOC122058612 gene encoding ethylene receptor-like isoform X3, giving the protein MESCNCIEPQWPADELLMKYQYISDFFIALAYFSIPLELIYFVKKSALFPYRWVLVQFGAFIVLCGATHLINLWTFSSHSRTVEVVITIAKVLTAAVSCVTALMLVHIIPDLLSVKTRELFLKNKAAQLDREMGLIRTQEETGRHVRMLTHEIRSTLDRHTILKTTLIELGRTLALEECALWMPTHTGLELQLSYTLRHQNSGRYTVPIHLPVITQVFNSERAVKIPPNSPVARLRDFAGKFMPGEVVAVRVPLLHLSNFQIHDWPELSTKRYALMVLMLPSDSARHWRVHELELVQVVADQVAVALSHAAILEESMRARDLLMEQNVALDLARREAETAICARNDFLAVMNHEMRTPMHAIIALSSLLQETELTPEQRLMVETILKSSNLLGTLINDVLDLSRLEDGSLELDLVTFNLHAVFKEVVQLIKPIASVKKLLVTLTFASDLPEYAIGDEKRLIQTILNIAGNAVKFSKEGSISIAACIAKSEPLLDARAPDFFPVPSDSHFYLRVQVKDSGIGINPQEIPKLFNKFAQNQSVANRNSGGTGLGLAISKRFVNLMDGHIWIESEGLGKGCVASFIIKLGIAGRSNEPDHRVVPLNHVQANFPGLKVLIMDDNGTLSMRGEPTSIPTAMV
- the LOC122058612 gene encoding ethylene receptor-like isoform X1 is translated as MESCNCIEPQWPADELLMKYQYISDFFIALAYFSIPLELIYFVKKSALFPYRWVLVQFGAFIVLCGATHLINLWTFSSHSRTVEVVITIAKVLTAAVSCVTALMLVHIIPDLLSVKTRELFLKNKAAQLDREMGLIRTQEETGRHVRMLTHEIRSTLDRHTILKTTLIELGRTLALEECALWMPTHTGLELQLSYTLRHQNSGRYTVPIHLPVITQVFNSERAVKIPPNSPVARLRDFAGKFMPGEVVAVRVPLLHLSNFQIHDWPELSTKRYALMVLMLPSDSARHWRVHELELVQVVADQVAVALSHAAILEESMRARDLLMEQNVALDLARREAETAICARNDFLAVMNHEMRTPMHAIIALSSLLQETELTPEQRLMVETILKSSNLLGTLINDVLDLSRLEDGSLELDLVTFNLHAVFKEVVQLIKPIASVKKLLVTLTFASDLPEYAIGDEKRLIQTILNIAGNAVKFSKEGSISIAACIAKSEPLLDARAPDFFPVPSDSHFYLRVQVKDSGIGINPQEIPKLFNKFAQNQSVANRNSGGTGLGLAISKRFVNLMDGHIWIESEGLGKGCVASFIIKLGIAGRSNEPDHRVVPLNHVQANFPGLKVLIMDDNGVSRMVTRGLLMHLGCDVTVTSSTDECLRVVSSVYKVVFLDIGMHGTGGYEVAMRINERITKRHERPLIVALAGSPDRVTKDNCFRVGMKGVLLKPISLEKMRSVLSELLERGTLHQS
- the LOC122058612 gene encoding ethylene receptor-like isoform X2, which translates into the protein MESCNCIEPQWPADELLMKYQYISDFFIALAYFSIPLELIYFVKKSALFPYRWVLVQFGAFIVLCGATHLINLWTFSSHSRTVEVVITIAKVLTAAVSCVTALMLVHIIPDLLSVKTRELFLKNKAAQLDREMGLIRTQEETGRHVRMLTHEIRSTLDRHTILKTTLIELGRTLALEECALWMPTHTGLELQLSYTLRHQNSGRYTVPIHLPVITQVFNSERAVKIPPNSPVARLRDFAGKFMPGEVVAVRVPLLHLSNFQIHDWPELSTKRYALMVLMLPSDSARHWRVHELELVQVAVALSHAAILEESMRARDLLMEQNVALDLARREAETAICARNDFLAVMNHEMRTPMHAIIALSSLLQETELTPEQRLMVETILKSSNLLGTLINDVLDLSRLEDGSLELDLVTFNLHAVFKEVVQLIKPIASVKKLLVTLTFASDLPEYAIGDEKRLIQTILNIAGNAVKFSKEGSISIAACIAKSEPLLDARAPDFFPVPSDSHFYLRVQVKDSGIGINPQEIPKLFNKFAQNQSVANRNSGGTGLGLAISKRFVNLMDGHIWIESEGLGKGCVASFIIKLGIAGRSNEPDHRVVPLNHVQANFPGLKVLIMDDNGVSRMVTRGLLMHLGCDVTVTSSTDECLRVVSSVYKVVFLDIGMHGTGGYEVAMRINERITKRHERPLIVALAGSPDRVTKDNCFRVGMKGVLLKPISLEKMRSVLSELLERGTLHQS
- the LOC122058614 gene encoding homologous recombination OB-fold protein codes for the protein MEPWEALDVDDSDLPSLLRPSTLLPCKRHLPLQQPSKPTTDIISSSCTLPLSLEPCSQLHRPSQSQTRIHNPETLDSQSDRCLPQIGTSEVEVEEEAEQQQQGPSTSSLRLLPGPAGALQAAMHQHSRYRDQNLVSSQERIPTQEFLRRAHEGGDGDEDFGTNSWLCALEFLGGGDGVALRSPLHSIKLRVGIEKVPQVVAVIKSCVPNGLGDLIVCLKYPMGTISASIHHKVLTESEFGRDIAVGAVMILKEVVVFSPSSSACYLNITLHNVVKIFSKECGPPPKQNYHVSRDRFAASGREQSGEIRPENIERTSYLRDRTADGITAGLVRRDIDDGTMEVDREMGGGGLAAGSFHFRSNSRESQHTAKEKEPLVRLDVAEKTREETVSIDGKHVPFGSFHSNSSGHLNAPKVVDTDMVKDPNDQEAVRMNGVKKLPIISSTTLPEWTDDQLEELFAAGSEDSDPLFS